The Gemella haemolysans ATCC 10379 genome contains the following window.
AACATTGCTTATTATATTTTGTTAATAAATGCAATTTCGGCTATTCATGTATTGTATGTAAATTTAAGAAATAGAGAGAGCACTTTATTAGATTAAGGAAAAGCTTTTAGAAAAAATGAAAAATTAATAAAATAATGTACACTTAGTTTTTTTAGAGATAGCTTGGTGTACATTTTTTGCTTCTATTTGAGAAGTAATACTATGTTATATTACTACGAAAACCGGTATTTATTAACTAGAAATAACAGGTGATAATTTTTGAAAGCGTTTTTTTTTTTTTTCTTTTCATATTGCTTTCACATCGTTTTTATATTACAATAAATCTATAAAGCTTTATAACCTCATAAAATAAGGAGGACAAAAAAATGGTATTAGATATTGGAATTTTATAGTTTATAATGTAAATAATAATAAAGAGAATCATCATTATTTTTTGAGTTTCTAATGATCTTAAAAAATTGTTGTTTCTCATCATAATTTGGATAGAGGAGAGGAATCAGCTATTTTAACAGACGATAATGATTTTATAGTATCTGTTAAAGTAGACACTTGATTAAAAAGTCACTCATTCAAGAAGACGCACTTTATTGTGTAAGCTACATGTAAACTACATATTAAAGAGTTGAAGGTTGATTTGTATTTGCAAATCAACCTTTTCTAGAAAGTAATTAAAAGTAAAACGTAATATCGGAAGGAGGGAGTTAAATGGTAAAACTTTTAACAGTAAAAGATTTAGCATATAAATATAAAAATTCTAGTGATTACGCGATTAAAAATATTTCTTTTTCTGCGGAAAAAGGAGATATGATTGCACTTATAGGTAAAAGTGGTTCAGGGAAAACTACGATAATTAATTCTACATTAGGATTGTTTTCTAATATCGAAGGTGAGGTATCTTTCGGTGAAGGAGTGTCTGTTCGAGATGTGGACTACTGTATGCAAAATCAATCAGTAGATTGGTACTTAAATGTATACGACAATATTTATATGGGGGCATTATATTCTCAAAATACTATTAGTAAGAAAGGTGTAGATGATATTATTGCTGTTCTAGGTTTAAAAGGTAAGGAGAAATCAGATCTAACAGAATTATCTGGAGGACAATTGCAGAGGGTACAAATAGCAAGAAGTCTAGTGTCTAATTCAAAAATATTATTTTTAGATGAACCTACTACAGGATTAGATGTAGTATTATCAAAAAATATATTAGAATACATAAAAAATAATAATAAAGAACATGCTGTATTTATATCTTCTCATGATTTAGATCTTATAGAAAAGTATTGTAATAAGATAATTTATATAAACGACGGGGAATGTTTATACTTTGGGAAAATGAGCACATTCTTAAGAGAATATAATAAAGAAATAGTATACAATATTTCTTACAATGGTGAATTAAGTAAAGATATAGTAGATAAATATAAAGATACTATTACAATTGTTGATGATAAAAATTTAAAAATTTTCTTGGAAAAAGAAGAGGAAATTTCAAATGTATTAAAACTATTATTGGCAGAAAATATTACAATAGGAAGCCTGCAGAAAGAAGAAATTACCTTGAAGAGAATATTGGAATTGGAGGAGTAATTATATGAAAAATGTTATGAAGAATTTTTGGGCAACATCGTATATAGAATATAAGGCGATTGAAAATAATAAGCAGATTATATATACTCAGCTTATGATTCCAATTTTGTACTTTGTATTCTTTGGATTTGGAATAGGGAATTCTTTTTCAAGTTTAGCTTTTAAAGGAGAAAATGTTAGCTATATTGAATATATTTTCGTTGGAATAATTGGAGTAATACTAAATTCTCAGATGAATCAGTCGGTTTATAGGGTGAATTTAGATAAAAAATGGGGACTTCTAGCATATAAAAGAATAAAAGGGACATCAGCTATTTCATATTTTCTAGGAAAATTAGTATTTCCATTAGGAATAACAATAGTACAAGTATTACTAATTTA
Protein-coding sequences here:
- a CDS encoding ATP-binding cassette domain-containing protein — its product is MVKLLTVKDLAYKYKNSSDYAIKNISFSAEKGDMIALIGKSGSGKTTIINSTLGLFSNIEGEVSFGEGVSVRDVDYCMQNQSVDWYLNVYDNIYMGALYSQNTISKKGVDDIIAVLGLKGKEKSDLTELSGGQLQRVQIARSLVSNSKILFLDEPTTGLDVVLSKNILEYIKNNNKEHAVFISSHDLDLIEKYCNKIIYINDGECLYFGKMSTFLREYNKEIVYNISYNGELSKDIVDKYKDTITIVDDKNLKIFLEKEEEISNVLKLLLAENITIGSLQKEEITLKRILELEE